Proteins from one Camelina sativa cultivar DH55 chromosome 8, Cs, whole genome shotgun sequence genomic window:
- the LOC104705338 gene encoding probable methyltransferase PMT13 translates to MGHLSLPASKRNPRQWRLLDIVTAVFFGIVLLFFVLLFTPLGDSMAASGRQTLLLSTASDPRQRQRLVTLVEAGQHLQPIEYCPAEAVAHMPCEDPRRNSQLSREMNFYRERHCPLPEETPLCLIPPPSGYKIPVPWPESLHKIWHANMPYNKIADRKGHQGWMKREGEYFTFPGGGTMFPGGAGQYIEKLAQYIPLNGGTLRTALDMGCGVASFGGTLLSQGILALSFAPRDSHKSQIQFALERGVPAFVAMLGTRRLPFPAYSFDLMHCSRCLIPFTAYNATYFIEVDRLLRPGGYLVISGPPVQWPKQDKEWADLQAVARALCYELIAVDGNTVIWKKPVGDSCLPSQNEFGLELCDESVPPSDAWYYKLKKCVTRPSSVKGEFALGTISKWPERLTKVPSRAIAMKNGLDVFEADARRWARRVAYYKDSLNLEIKSPAVRNVMDMNAFFGGFAAALASEPVWVMNVIPARKPLTLDVIYDRGLIGVYHDWCEPFSTYPRTYDFIHVSGIESLIKRQDSSKSRCSLVDLMVEMDRILRPEGKVVIRDSPEVLDKVARMAHAVRWSSSIHEKEPESHGREKILIATKSLWKLPSNSH, encoded by the exons ATGGGGCACCTGAGTCTACCTGCGTCGAAGCGTAACCCTCGTCAATGGCGTCTCCTCGACATCGTAACCGCTGTTTTCTTCGGTATCGTGCTTCTCTTCTTCGTCCTTTTGTTCACTCCTCTCGGCGATTCCATGGCGGCTTCTGGTAGGCAAACGCTGCTTCTATCGACGGCGTCAGATCCGAGGCAGCGGCAGAGATTGGTGACTTTGGTTGAAGCTGGTCAGCATTTGCAGCCGATCGAGTATTGTCCGGCGGAGGCTGTCGCTCACATGCCTTGTGAGGATCCAAGGAGGAATAGTCAGCTTAGTCGAGAGATGAATTTCTATAGGGAGAGACATTGTCCCTTGCCTGAGGAGACTCCTCTCTGCTTGATTCCTCCGCCTTCTGGTTATAAAATCCCTGTTCCTTGGCCTGAGAGCCTTCACAAG ATCTGGCATGCAAACATGCCATATAATAAAATTGCTGACCGGAAAGGTCACCAAGGATGGATGAAAAGGGAAGGGGAATACTTCACTTTCCCAGGCGGTGGCACCATGTTTCCTGGCGGAGCTGGCCAATACATTGAGAAACTTGCTCAGTATATTCCGCTTAATGGTGGAACTCTTCGAACTGCCCTTGACATGGGATGCGGG GTAGCAAGTTTCGGAGGCACTCTACTATCTCAAGGCATTCTGGCCCTCTCATTTGCTCCAAGAGATTCACATAAATCGCAAATTCAATTCGCCTTGGAAAGAGGAGTTCCTGCATTTGTTGCCATGCTTGGCACTCGTAGACTCCCCTTTCCTGCATACTCCTTTGACCTGATGCATTGTTCCCGATGCTTGATTCCTTTTACCGCTTACA ATGCAACTTACTTCATCGAAGTAGATAGGTTACTGCGCCCTGGGGGATATCTTGTAATCTCTGGCCCACCTGTACAATGGCCTAAACAAGACAAAGAATGGGCTGATCTTCAGGCGGTAGCTAGAGCTTTGTGCTATGAGCTAATTGCGGTCGATGGAAATACTGTCATCTGGAAGAAGCCTGTTGGAGATTCATGTCTCCCCAGCCAGAATGAGTTTGGGCTCGAGTTGTGTGATGAGTCTGTCCCACCAAGTGATGCATG GTATTATAAATTGAAGAAGTGTGTTACCAGGCCATCGTCCGTTAAAGGAGAATTTGCTTTGGGAACTATTTCCAAGTGGCCGGAAAGGCTTACTAAAGTTCCTTCTAGGGCAATTGCCATGAAAAACGGGTTGGATGTGTTTGAAGCAGATGCAAGGCGGTGGGCAAGACGAGTTGCTTATTACAAGGATTCTCTGAACTTGGAGATAAAATCTCCAGCTGTTCGCAATGTCATGGACATGAATGCATTCTTCGGAGGCTTTGCCGCAGCCCTTGCATCTGAACCTGTTTGGGTTATGAATGTCATTCCAGCTCGGAAGCCATTAACTCTTGACGTGATATATGACAGAGGTCTCATCGGTGTTTACCATGATTG GTGTGAACCCTTTTCAACGTATCCTCGTACGTATGATTTCATCCACGTGTCAGGAATTGAATCACTAATAAAACGGCAAGACTCAAGCAAATCGAG GTGTAGTCTAGTAGATTTAATGGTAGAGATGGACAGAATATTGCGTCCAGAAGGGAAGGTTGTGATCCGAGACTCTCCTGAAGTGCTAGACAAAGTGGCACGAATGGCTCATGCTGTAAGATGGTCTTCTTCAATACACGAGAAAGAACCCGAATCCCATGGAAGAGAGAAGATCCTTATTGCAACCAAATCTCTCTGGAAATTGCCATCAAACTCCCACTGA